GCCGGGAAGAGGCAATCTTCCAAAATGTAACGACGCAAAACGACGGGCCGCTGTATGATGACGATTTGCGCGGGGTATTCGAAGCGATATTGCGCGCAATGAAGAGCCTGGATTAGGAGGTTAACGTGATAACGAATCGCGATCTTACCGTCATTTCAGGACCTTGTGCAATTGAGAGTGAAGAGCAAGTGATGGAGGTAGCAAAGGCTGTCTCAGAGCTTGGGCTTACATATTTGAGGGGCGGCGCGTTTAAGCCCCGGACCTCCCCGTACAGCTTCCAGGGTCTCGCAGAAGAAGGCTTGCGATTTCTATCGCGCGCCGCAAAAGAGTACGGGCTTCAAGCGGTAACCGAGGTCATGGATACCGAACACGTCGAGCTGGTTCTGCGCTATGTCGACGTGATTCAGGTCGGTACGAGGAACATGGCAAATTTCTCACTATTAAAGAAGATAGGCCAGCTCACAGCTGAGAGACAGGTGCCGGTGGTTTTCAAGCGCGGCATGTCGGCGACTATTGACGAGTGGTTGCTTGCATCGGAGTATATAACGACAGCCGGTAACCCAAATGTAATTCTCTGCGAGCGAGGCATCCGTACCTTCGAAACCGCAACACGCTTTACCCTGGATCTCGGTGCGGTGCCGGTTGTGAAGAAACTCAGCTCCCACCCGATTATCGTAGATATCAGCCACGCGATGGGGCACAGCGACTATATTATCCCGATGAGCAGGGCTGCCGCAGCCGTAGGTGCTGACGGCCTGATGATCGAAGTTCATCCAAATCCAAAGAAGGCGCTCTGTGATGGTGCGCAGTCGCTGACACCGGAGCAAATGAAGCAGCTGGTAAATGAAGTAAGGCCAATTTGCAAGGTTATAGGTAAGCAGCTCGTGTAGTATTTGCGCTTAGATTTAAATGGCAGCGTTTACGTAGAAGCCATTCTTTAAGGTGCTTGCTAAGCTTGCGAAGCATAGCCATATAGCTAGTTGATACACCTTAGGGATTAGTCTGAACAAATATTTGATAACTTATAATTATTAACGTTGAGCCGCCATTAACGGGCGGCTTTTTTTATGCAACTACTCTTCGTCACCGAATCGGTGCCGGTAGACCAAGATATCAACATCCTCCAGCGTTACCAATCCCTCGGAAACCATCTCGTCTAAGATAGGCAGAAACGCGTTAATTCTGTCTTCACGGTCGACTATCTCGATTACGATGGGGAGGTCATCGCTCAGGCGGAGAATTCGCATTGTATGGATGCGGCTATGGGCGCCGAACCCCTCAACGCCGCGCAACATCGTTGCGCCGGCTAAGCCTTCTTCGCGCGCTCGTTCGATGATTGCCGAATACAGCGGTTTCTGATGGTACTGATCGGATTCGCCGATAAAGATACGAACCAGCTTACCGGAACCGGTGATTTTCATGTAGCCTCCTAGATATTGCGCCCGATCATTATGCCAATATATACCCCTAGAAGCGACAACAGCACGCTCGCCACGATGTTGGCGGTTGCAAGCAGAAAGCTCCCGCTCTCGATAAGGTTCATCGTCTCCAGGCTGAATGTTGAGAATGTGGTGTAGGCGCCGAGAAACCCAATCGCGAAAAACGGGCGCCAGAATCCCGCCACACCGAGACGTTCCATGGAAACGGCGAAGAACAAACCAAGCAGAAACGAGCCGGTCACGTTAATAACGAACGTGCCCCACGGGAAGACGAAGCGCCCGGAACCCATAATCCAGCCGCCGACCAGGTATCGTGTTATAGCGCCAAGGAACCCACCGATTCCAACATAAAGCAGTTTAATTATTCTCGCTCCCGGGATAGTCGATATAGCCGTAATCGCATGGTCCTATTATATACCATGCGGTGCATAAAACTTTAGAAATACATATAGCGTTGCGCTATAATAGGAGGGCGCCGGCAATAATAAGGGTCCCATTTGCAGACCCTTATTTTTTTCGGTCATTTATAATTACAGACGACGATATACCGCAGCAACGTAACGAGATAATTAACACGAGGTCATAATAGATGCTAGATAATTTAAACCCGGTTCAATCCGAAGCAGTACAACATACGGACGGCCCGCTTTTGGTTGTGGCAGGTGCGGGGAGCGGTAAGACGAGAGTGCTTACCTACCGGATCGCCTACCTTATCAAGGAGAAAGGCGTCAATCCGCTCAACATACTTGCAATAACCTTTACCAATAAAGCGGCGAACGAGATGAAAGAGCGCGTCGCCCTTCTCGTCGGCAGGATAAGCCGTGCGATGTGGGTGAGCACGTTTCATTCGACGTGCGTTCGAATCCTGCGTGCGGAGGCCGACCGGCTCGGCTACAGCAGCAACTTCGTCATCTACGATGATAAGGATTCAACCCGTCTTGTCACGTACTGCATGCGCGATCTTAACATAGACAACAAGCGTTACCCGGCCTCGAAGATAGCAAACGCGATCTCGGACGCAAAAAACGAGCTCATCGATGCCGAGACGTTCGCCATGCGCGCGATAACACACCCCGAGCGCGTGGTAGCCGATGTATATAAGCTGTACCAGGAACGTATCTACCAGAGCAACGCTATGGATTTCGACGACCTTATTATGAACGCGGTCAGTCTCTTTAAGCTCTTTCCGTCGGTTCGCGAGACGTACCAGGAGAAGTTTCAGTACATCCTCATAGATGAGTATCAGGATACCAACCTCGCGCAGTACGAACTGGTGCGCACGCTCGCCGGCAAACACCGCAACCTCTGTGTCGTCGGCGACGAAGATCAAAGTATCTATAAATTCCGCGGGGCGGACATCCGCAACATCTTGGAATTTGAAAACGATTACCCGGATGCCAACGTGATAAAGCTCGAACAAAACTATCGCTCGACAAAAACGATTCTCAAAGCGGCGAATTTCGTGATGCAGAACAACCGCACGCGCAAACCCAAAGCTCTGTGGACCGAGAATGAAGAGGGCGAACTAATCGTCCGTTCCCAGAGCGAAAACGAGCACGAAGAGGCGACGTTCGTGGCGACCGAAATCGAGCAAATGGTAAAAACAGGTACCAAGTACAGAGATATGGCCGTTTTTTACCGCACAAACGCCCAGTCGCGTGTGCTTGAAGAGATATTTCTGCGTTTCGGCGTTCCCTACCGGAT
This sequence is a window from Candidatus Aquicultor sp.. Protein-coding genes within it:
- the aroF gene encoding 3-deoxy-7-phosphoheptulonate synthase, coding for MITNRDLTVISGPCAIESEEQVMEVAKAVSELGLTYLRGGAFKPRTSPYSFQGLAEEGLRFLSRAAKEYGLQAVTEVMDTEHVELVLRYVDVIQVGTRNMANFSLLKKIGQLTAERQVPVVFKRGMSATIDEWLLASEYITTAGNPNVILCERGIRTFETATRFTLDLGAVPVVKKLSSHPIIVDISHAMGHSDYIIPMSRAAAAVGADGLMIEVHPNPKKALCDGAQSLTPEQMKQLVNEVRPICKVIGKQLV
- a CDS encoding DUF190 domain-containing protein, yielding MKITGSGKLVRIFIGESDQYHQKPLYSAIIERAREEGLAGATMLRGVEGFGAHSRIHTMRILRLSDDLPIVIEIVDREDRINAFLPILDEMVSEGLVTLEDVDILVYRHRFGDEE
- the crcB gene encoding fluoride efflux transporter CrcB; amino-acid sequence: MTAISTIPGARIIKLLYVGIGGFLGAITRYLVGGWIMGSGRFVFPWGTFVINVTGSFLLGLFFAVSMERLGVAGFWRPFFAIGFLGAYTTFSTFSLETMNLIESGSFLLATANIVASVLLSLLGVYIGIMIGRNI
- the pcrA gene encoding DNA helicase PcrA, with product MLDNLNPVQSEAVQHTDGPLLVVAGAGSGKTRVLTYRIAYLIKEKGVNPLNILAITFTNKAANEMKERVALLVGRISRAMWVSTFHSTCVRILRAEADRLGYSSNFVIYDDKDSTRLVTYCMRDLNIDNKRYPASKIANAISDAKNELIDAETFAMRAITHPERVVADVYKLYQERIYQSNAMDFDDLIMNAVSLFKLFPSVRETYQEKFQYILIDEYQDTNLAQYELVRTLAGKHRNLCVVGDEDQSIYKFRGADIRNILEFENDYPDANVIKLEQNYRSTKTILKAANFVMQNNRTRKPKALWTENEEGELIVRSQSENEHEEATFVATEIEQMVKTGTKYRDMAVFYRTNAQSRVLEEIFLRFGVPYRIIGGLKFYDRAEIKDILAYLRVLYNPLDAVSFKRIINVPKRGLGDTTIAKIDAFALRNNVSFYDALVKVDEIHDLSTAATKNIKKFLVLLDELQGIKEKETLENITKALLDLTGYLASYEAEGTIEAQGKAENVREFLGVIKEFEDSRDETSLDEFLEEISLIADIDNYDDEQNSVTLMTVHNAKGLEFNVVFIVGLEEGIFPHIRSMTEPAELEEERRLFYVGVTRAMKQLYLCNAWSRNLWGGVNYNSPSRFINEIPADLMTSGEQVDTKALPPSEIGEFVAGDTVYHKKFGEGRVLSVKGPDQVSVLFAVEGEKTLLLKYAPLEKR